The following coding sequences are from one Streptomyces sp. NBC_00536 window:
- a CDS encoding amino acid adenylation domain-containing protein translates to MARADASDNRDLPRQVEFWRDRLEGIAPLELPADRPRPVIRRPRTATHECALPAPAAVALAAPGTGTGPGPTAVLAAAVIAVLARHSGQEDIALGVPSPRTGHTVVLRVPVEASAPFRALLDDTTARLADALAHDGVPLDELARTLAPHSDTGITPFVQAVVAVTGELPQDAGEFDPLDLSFEADPAAALLRIRYSTALFDASTAARIAGHLGVLLGAAGADPARPLSALPMLTDGEFEQVVREWNDTAREVPRATFPELYAAHAAARPDASAVIDERGTVSYRELDERANRIAHHLIEQGAGRGELIGLCVERGAAMAAGLLGIMKAGAAYLPLDPAYPADRLAYMLQDSGARIVLTERALRAALPATGAVLVDLTDDHAAIAARPATAPEVALAPEDLAYAIYTSGSTGRPKGVLVSHAGIGNLAAVQAEAFEVTAASRVLQFASTSFDAAFWEVCMGLLTGAALVMGSKETLAPGEPLAGYAAEHGVTHATLTPATVAVLPEGGLPADTTLIVAGEASTGDLVARWSAGRRMINAYGPTESTVCATMSAPLSGAAVPPIGTPIANFRIYVLDEVLHPVPAGVRGELYIAGIGLARGYHGRPGLTAERFIANPFGQPGERMYRSGDIARWQPDGTLEYLGRADDQVKVRGFRIELGEIESALALHPDVAQAVVLTHNTNLLAYVSAAAGHRPTAAALRTHLAAELPAHMIPSVIVVLDDLPLTPNGKVDRKALPAPGSVRESAPAAESAGGDAEPDTGAPRNAVEETLAGVWAEVLGLERVGVHEDFFALGGNSILSVRAVARMRRALGVKLSPRILFDTPTIAALAASVAPEESVQDTTVPVIPRDGVLPMSFGQQRLWFLEDFDPGSGEYHTALGLRLTGALDTAALRAAAADLTARHESLRTTFGVVGGRGVQVVHAPDAPEAAPQWRTADLSDTPAALREERLRELVRAETARAYDLKAGPLVRVLLVRLAADEHVCVLGMHHIVTDGWSMGVVTRELGELYAARAEGRPAALADVPVQYPDFAAWQRGRLEDGGLLERQLGWWRERLDGIAPLELPTDRPRPAVRSSAGAVYAFAIPADTTASVRHLAQEQGATLFMALTAAVKTVFARYSGQQDIAVGTATSGRGQADLEHLIGFLVNTVVLRSRVEPDMNFGQLLGQVKETVLEAFAHEDVPFERLVEAVRTERDTSRTPLVQAMVVLQNAPAGDLGLPGVAATRYPVDREAAPFDLTVEFFETDGALTAQVGYSTALFDEASIARFAGHLSTLLLSAATAPDQPLAALAMLTDEEFDHVVRDWHGPRTEPLTGTFPQLVEAQARRRPDAPAVEDTRTTLTYRDLDEAANRLAHHLTAHGAGPGSIVGLCVERGADLVVGLLGIMKAGAAYLPLDPGYPADRLAFMLADSGAPIVVTQTGPLGQLPPTDALVVDLTADRDALAARPATAPEVALRPADLAYVIYTSGSTGTPKGVLVPHAGIGNLASAEIDRLAVTEDSRVLQFASSSFDGAVMEVLMALPAGATLVLPPHGPIVGETLQAFLGERRITHALLAPSAVATLVPEGLEELATLVVGGEASTGDLVARWSPGRRMINAYGPTESTVVAAMSLPLAGGAVPPIGGPLPNTRVRLLDAALQPVPVGVPGELYIAGPHLARGYHGRPGLTAERFTADPYGEPGARMYRSGDVARLRADGALEYLGRADDQVKLRGFRIELGEIETALARHRAVRDAVVVVHEDDRGRKRLVAYLVAEGADGGPEGTPEGGPAAVPAAAPATGELRSHLAGSLPDYMVPAQFVTLDRLPLTPSGKVDRRALPAPQPQTAAPDTAHTPPRDATEETLAAVWADVLGVERVGIHDNFFDLGGDSILSIQVVSRARQAGLLLTSKLLFVHQSVAALAGAVTTVDENAAAAPAEVSGRAELAPIQRWFFAEHSVDTDHYGMSVQVELAPDTDTALLERALGAVVAHHDALRMRFTRDGAGWSQEYADRADRAAGLFSVRDLSSLGDAPREEALHEAARAAQRSLDLAGGALVRGVFLRLGAARLPRLFLTVHHLVMDGVSWRVLLEDLATAYGQLAEGRTPDLGAKSSSYGQWSARLADHVRGGALDDELPHWQQVSAAIRALPGTGTGTADADASAPNTFGAAATASVSLGRADTEALLQRVPAAYRTQINDVLLTALGRVLGDWAGDPVTVALEGHGREELFEDIDLSRTVGWFTTIHPVTLDVPAGDWGPALKHLKEELRAIPGRGLGYGALRFLSAPGTPGHALHTAPHPQVSFNYLGQWDGTTSHSGLVRSRLAALGADQAPDQLRPHLIDIVAAVTDGELRIDWIHAPGTHRTEAVQHLADTFLAALRELIAHCLLPDSGGATPADFPLAALDQDTVDRIAGSGAAAREVEDIHPLTPMQAGMLFHTLAEPGSGAYFEQLTFALDGVSDPHLLAAAWQSVADHTEVLRARLVWQDTERPLMVVGRRAALPVTHLDWRARTAEEQESGLRAFLAEDRARPLDLSTAPLLRLALIRLSDSSVRLVCSFHHILLDGWSTFDVLGQTFTAHAALAAGEPPVLPARRPFSAYVAWLERQDLAEAETYWRELLAGIHAPTPLPGVRGAASGHRAGAAGRTVRRLSPQLSRELADFARTHRITVNTVLQGAWALLLGRHAGEPDVVFGATVSGRPTELAGVDSMVGMLINTLPVRVRIDEAAPVGAWLAEVQRAQVDARQYEYVPLPQIQGWSEVARGTSLFESLVVFENYPVDEEAAAAHGLRLHGLEGTEATNFPLNLIAYAGDELTYTLAYDAGLYDAPGADRICGHLDALLASIAHSTPDQPVAALAMHTDAEAELTLRTWNDTARPLPDATLHGLFAARAARQPDAVALTHQGEHLTYAELDERANRLAHHLVSLGAGPEQLVGLCLERGPQALTALLAVLKAGAAYLPLDPGYPADRLAHMIGDAGVRLLVTGTALRDRLPAAPGAVPVDLDADAARIAELPGTAPAVTTTPDALAYVMYTSGSTGTPKGVMTSHRAVVRLVHGAAYTDIGPGDTVAQFASLSFDASTFELWAALLGGARLAVHPAELPTAEGLGRFLKDHEVTHLWLTAGLFHQVADDAIGAFSGLRQLIAGGDRLSPDHCARVLDAHPGLRLTNGYGPTEATTFTTTHDLRGAPGDGAVPLGAPLANTRVYVLTGALEPAATGVPGELYIAGAGLARGYLGRPGQSAERFVADPYGAPGERMYRSGDLVAWRPDGTLEFLGRTDGQVKIRGFRVETGEIEAALVAHPAVGDAAVVARNDGEPAGSGRTVLVAHVVPAAGAPAPGADELRAHLAASLPEHMLPAAFTSLTALPLTANGKVDRAALPAPEAQRRLATGTAYEAPATVTEEVLAETWAELLGVERVGVHDNFFALGGDSLLALRTASRINAVFATDLSPRSLFDRPTVAETAHAVEEIILAELEAAADAADGS, encoded by the coding sequence GTGGCTCGCGCCGACGCGTCGGACAACCGGGATCTCCCCCGTCAGGTGGAGTTCTGGCGGGACAGGCTGGAGGGCATCGCCCCCCTCGAACTGCCCGCCGACCGGCCGCGCCCGGTCATCCGCAGGCCCCGCACCGCGACCCACGAGTGCGCGCTCCCGGCCCCCGCCGCGGTGGCCCTGGCCGCCCCCGGCACCGGTACGGGACCGGGCCCCACCGCGGTCCTGGCCGCCGCCGTCATCGCCGTGCTGGCGCGCCACTCCGGCCAGGAGGACATCGCCCTCGGCGTGCCCTCGCCGCGCACCGGCCACACCGTCGTCCTGCGCGTACCGGTCGAGGCGTCCGCCCCCTTCCGGGCGCTGCTCGACGACACCACCGCCCGGCTCGCCGACGCCCTCGCGCACGACGGCGTACCGCTGGACGAGCTGGCCCGGACGCTGGCCCCGCACAGCGACACCGGCATCACCCCCTTCGTCCAGGCCGTGGTCGCCGTGACCGGTGAACTCCCGCAGGACGCAGGCGAGTTCGACCCGCTCGACCTGTCCTTCGAGGCCGACCCGGCGGCCGCCCTGCTCCGCATCCGCTACAGCACGGCCCTCTTCGACGCGTCCACCGCCGCCCGGATCGCCGGTCACCTCGGCGTGCTGCTCGGCGCGGCGGGCGCCGACCCCGCCCGCCCGCTGTCCGCGCTGCCGATGCTCACCGACGGCGAGTTCGAGCAGGTCGTCCGGGAGTGGAACGACACCGCCCGCGAGGTCCCGCGCGCCACCTTCCCCGAGCTGTACGCCGCCCACGCGGCGGCCCGGCCCGACGCGAGCGCCGTCATCGACGAGCGGGGCACGGTCAGCTACCGCGAACTGGACGAGCGGGCCAACCGGATCGCCCACCACCTGATCGAACAGGGCGCCGGGCGCGGCGAGTTGATCGGCCTGTGCGTGGAGCGCGGCGCCGCGATGGCGGCCGGTCTGCTCGGCATCATGAAGGCGGGCGCCGCCTACCTCCCGCTCGACCCGGCCTATCCGGCCGACCGGCTCGCCTACATGCTCCAGGACTCGGGCGCCCGGATCGTGCTCACCGAACGCGCGCTGCGCGCGGCGCTGCCCGCCACCGGCGCGGTCCTCGTCGACCTGACCGACGACCACGCCGCGATCGCGGCCCGCCCGGCGACGGCCCCCGAGGTGGCGCTCGCCCCCGAGGACCTGGCCTACGCCATCTACACCTCCGGTTCCACCGGCCGCCCCAAGGGGGTGCTGGTCTCGCACGCGGGCATCGGCAACCTGGCCGCCGTACAGGCCGAGGCCTTCGAGGTCACCGCCGCGAGCCGGGTGCTGCAGTTCGCCTCCACCAGCTTCGACGCCGCGTTCTGGGAGGTCTGCATGGGCCTCCTCACCGGCGCCGCCCTGGTCATGGGCAGCAAGGAGACCCTGGCGCCGGGCGAGCCGCTGGCCGGCTACGCCGCCGAGCACGGGGTCACCCACGCCACGCTCACCCCGGCGACCGTCGCCGTGCTGCCCGAGGGCGGCCTGCCGGCCGACACCACCCTCATCGTCGCCGGTGAGGCCAGTACGGGTGACCTGGTGGCCCGGTGGTCCGCGGGCCGCCGGATGATCAATGCCTACGGTCCGACGGAGAGCACGGTCTGCGCGACCATGAGCGCCCCGCTCAGCGGCGCGGCCGTGCCCCCGATCGGCACGCCCATCGCGAACTTCCGGATCTACGTCCTGGACGAGGTCCTGCACCCGGTCCCGGCCGGGGTGCGCGGCGAGCTGTACATCGCGGGCATCGGCCTGGCGCGCGGCTACCACGGCCGTCCCGGCCTCACGGCGGAACGTTTCATCGCCAATCCGTTCGGGCAGCCCGGCGAGCGGATGTACCGCTCCGGCGACATCGCCCGCTGGCAGCCCGACGGCACCCTCGAATACCTCGGCCGCGCCGACGACCAGGTCAAGGTGCGCGGCTTCCGCATCGAACTCGGCGAGATCGAGAGCGCGCTGGCCCTCCACCCCGACGTCGCGCAGGCCGTGGTCCTCACCCACAACACCAACCTGCTGGCCTACGTCTCGGCCGCCGCCGGGCACCGCCCCACCGCCGCCGCCCTGCGCACCCACCTCGCCGCCGAGCTGCCCGCGCACATGATCCCCTCGGTGATCGTGGTCCTCGACGACCTGCCGCTCACCCCCAACGGCAAGGTGGACCGCAAGGCCCTGCCCGCGCCCGGCTCCGTCCGCGAGAGCGCCCCCGCCGCCGAATCCGCCGGTGGGGACGCAGAACCGGACACCGGAGCCCCCCGCAACGCCGTCGAGGAAACCCTCGCGGGCGTCTGGGCCGAGGTCCTCGGACTCGAACGCGTCGGCGTCCACGAGGACTTCTTCGCGCTCGGCGGCAACTCGATCCTCTCCGTGCGGGCCGTCGCACGGATGCGCCGGGCCCTCGGCGTCAAACTCTCCCCGCGCATCCTGTTCGACACCCCCACCATCGCCGCGCTCGCCGCCTCCGTCGCCCCCGAGGAGAGCGTCCAGGACACCACCGTCCCCGTGATCCCCCGCGACGGCGTCCTCCCCATGTCCTTCGGCCAGCAACGCCTGTGGTTCCTGGAGGACTTCGACCCCGGCAGCGGCGAATACCACACCGCCCTGGGGCTGCGGCTGACCGGCGCCCTGGACACCGCGGCCCTGCGCGCGGCCGCCGCCGACCTCACGGCCCGCCACGAATCGCTGCGCACCACCTTCGGTGTCGTCGGCGGCCGCGGCGTCCAGGTGGTCCACGCGCCGGACGCGCCCGAGGCGGCCCCGCAGTGGCGCACCGCCGACCTGTCCGACACGCCCGCCGCACTGCGCGAGGAGCGGCTGCGCGAGCTGGTGCGCGCCGAGACCGCCCGCGCCTACGACCTCAAGGCCGGCCCGCTGGTCCGCGTCCTGCTGGTCCGCCTCGCCGCCGACGAGCACGTGTGCGTCCTCGGCATGCACCACATCGTCACCGACGGCTGGTCCATGGGCGTCGTCACCCGCGAGCTGGGCGAGCTGTACGCCGCCCGCGCCGAGGGCCGCCCCGCCGCCCTGGCCGACGTACCCGTCCAGTACCCGGACTTCGCGGCCTGGCAGCGCGGCCGCCTCGAAGACGGCGGCCTGCTGGAGCGGCAGCTCGGCTGGTGGCGCGAACGCCTCGACGGCATCGCCCCATTGGAACTGCCCACCGACCGCCCGCGCCCGGCCGTGCGCTCCTCCGCCGGAGCCGTGTACGCCTTCGCGATCCCCGCCGACACCACCGCCTCCGTCCGCCACCTCGCGCAGGAGCAGGGCGCCACCCTCTTCATGGCGCTCACCGCCGCCGTCAAGACCGTCTTCGCCCGCTACTCCGGCCAGCAGGACATCGCGGTCGGCACCGCCACCTCGGGCCGCGGCCAGGCCGACCTGGAACACCTGATCGGCTTCCTCGTCAACACCGTCGTCCTGCGCTCCCGGGTCGAGCCCGACATGAACTTCGGGCAGCTCCTCGGCCAGGTCAAGGAGACGGTACTGGAGGCCTTCGCCCACGAGGACGTGCCCTTCGAGCGCCTCGTCGAGGCCGTGCGCACCGAACGCGACACCAGCCGCACCCCGCTCGTCCAGGCGATGGTGGTGCTGCAGAACGCCCCCGCCGGGGACCTCGGACTCCCCGGTGTCGCGGCCACCCGCTACCCGGTGGACCGCGAGGCCGCGCCCTTCGACCTCACCGTCGAGTTCTTCGAGACCGACGGCGCGCTCACCGCCCAGGTCGGCTACAGCACGGCCCTCTTCGACGAGGCCTCCATCGCCCGCTTCGCCGGGCACCTCTCCACCCTGCTGCTGTCCGCCGCGACTGCCCCCGACCAGCCGCTGGCCGCCCTCGCGATGCTCACCGACGAGGAGTTCGACCACGTCGTACGGGACTGGCACGGCCCCCGCACCGAGCCGCTGACCGGGACCTTCCCGCAGCTCGTCGAGGCGCAGGCGCGCCGCCGCCCGGACGCGCCCGCCGTCGAGGACACCCGCACCACGCTCACCTACCGGGACCTGGACGAGGCCGCGAACCGCCTCGCCCACCACCTCACCGCCCACGGCGCGGGCCCCGGTTCGATCGTCGGCCTGTGCGTGGAGCGCGGCGCCGACCTGGTCGTCGGCCTCCTCGGCATCATGAAGGCGGGCGCCGCCTACCTGCCGCTGGACCCCGGCTACCCGGCCGACCGGCTCGCCTTCATGCTCGCGGACTCCGGCGCCCCGATCGTCGTCACCCAGACCGGACCCCTGGGCCAACTGCCGCCCACCGACGCCCTCGTGGTGGACCTCACCGCGGACCGCGACGCGCTCGCCGCCCGCCCGGCCACCGCCCCCGAGGTGGCGCTGCGCCCGGCGGACCTGGCGTACGTGATCTACACCTCCGGCTCGACCGGCACCCCGAAGGGCGTCCTCGTCCCGCACGCGGGCATCGGCAACCTCGCCTCCGCCGAGATCGACCGGCTGGCGGTCACCGAGGACAGCCGCGTCCTGCAGTTCGCCTCGTCCTCCTTCGACGGCGCCGTCATGGAGGTCCTGATGGCGCTGCCCGCGGGCGCCACCCTGGTGCTGCCCCCGCACGGCCCGATCGTCGGCGAGACCCTCCAGGCCTTCCTCGGCGAACGCCGGATCACCCACGCCCTGCTCGCCCCCTCCGCCGTCGCCACCCTCGTCCCCGAGGGCCTGGAAGAGCTGGCGACCCTGGTCGTCGGCGGCGAGGCCAGCACCGGCGACCTGGTCGCCCGCTGGTCCCCGGGCCGCCGGATGATCAACGCGTACGGTCCGACCGAGTCCACCGTCGTCGCCGCCATGAGCCTGCCGCTGGCGGGCGGAGCGGTCCCGCCGATCGGCGGCCCGCTGCCCAACACCCGCGTCCGGCTCCTCGACGCCGCGCTCCAGCCCGTCCCCGTCGGGGTCCCCGGCGAGCTGTACATCGCGGGCCCGCACCTGGCCCGCGGCTACCACGGCCGGCCCGGGCTGACCGCCGAGCGGTTCACCGCCGACCCGTACGGCGAGCCCGGCGCGCGCATGTACCGCTCGGGCGACGTGGCCCGGCTGCGCGCCGACGGCGCCCTCGAATACCTGGGCCGCGCCGACGACCAGGTCAAACTGCGCGGGTTCCGCATCGAACTCGGCGAGATCGAGACCGCCCTCGCCCGCCACCGCGCCGTCCGTGACGCCGTCGTCGTGGTCCACGAGGACGACCGGGGCCGCAAGCGGCTCGTCGCCTACCTCGTCGCCGAAGGCGCGGACGGCGGCCCCGAAGGCACCCCGGAGGGCGGCCCCGCCGCGGTCCCCGCCGCCGCCCCCGCCACCGGCGAACTCCGCTCCCACCTCGCCGGATCGCTCCCCGACTACATGGTGCCCGCCCAGTTCGTCACCCTGGACCGGCTCCCGCTCACCCCCAGCGGCAAGGTCGACCGCCGCGCCCTGCCCGCGCCGCAGCCGCAGACCGCGGCCCCGGACACCGCGCACACCCCGCCCCGCGACGCGACCGAGGAGACCCTGGCCGCGGTCTGGGCCGACGTACTCGGTGTCGAGCGGGTCGGGATCCACGACAACTTCTTCGACCTCGGCGGGGATTCGATCCTCTCCATCCAGGTGGTGTCCCGGGCCCGCCAGGCCGGGCTGCTGCTCACCTCCAAGCTGCTGTTCGTCCACCAGTCGGTCGCCGCCCTCGCAGGCGCCGTCACCACGGTCGACGAGAACGCCGCCGCCGCTCCGGCCGAGGTGTCCGGGCGCGCCGAACTCGCCCCGATCCAGCGCTGGTTCTTCGCCGAGCACAGCGTGGACACCGACCACTACGGCATGTCCGTCCAGGTCGAACTGGCCCCCGACACCGACACCGCCCTGCTGGAACGCGCCCTCGGCGCGGTCGTCGCCCACCACGACGCCCTGCGCATGCGCTTCACCCGCGACGGCGCCGGATGGAGCCAGGAATACGCAGACCGCGCCGACCGTGCGGCCGGGCTCTTCTCCGTACGCGACCTGTCCTCCCTCGGCGACGCACCGCGCGAAGAGGCCCTGCACGAGGCCGCGCGCGCCGCCCAGCGCTCCCTCGACCTCGCGGGCGGCGCCCTCGTCAGGGGTGTGTTCCTGCGGCTCGGCGCGGCCCGGCTGCCGCGCCTCTTCCTCACCGTGCACCACCTGGTCATGGACGGGGTGTCCTGGCGGGTGCTCCTCGAAGACCTCGCCACCGCCTACGGGCAGCTCGCCGAGGGCCGTACGCCCGACCTCGGCGCCAAGTCCAGCAGCTACGGCCAGTGGTCCGCACGCCTCGCCGACCACGTCCGCGGCGGCGCCCTCGACGACGAACTGCCGCACTGGCAGCAGGTCTCCGCGGCGATCCGCGCCCTGCCGGGCACGGGCACGGGCACGGCGGACGCCGACGCGAGCGCCCCGAACACCTTCGGCGCGGCGGCCACCGCCTCCGTCAGCCTCGGCCGCGCGGACACCGAGGCCCTCCTCCAGCGGGTCCCCGCCGCCTACCGCACCCAGATCAACGACGTCCTGCTCACCGCGCTGGGCCGGGTCCTCGGCGACTGGGCGGGCGACCCCGTCACCGTCGCCCTCGAAGGCCACGGCCGCGAGGAACTCTTCGAGGACATCGACCTCTCCCGCACGGTCGGCTGGTTCACCACCATCCACCCCGTCACCCTCGACGTCCCCGCGGGCGACTGGGGCCCCGCACTCAAGCACCTCAAGGAGGAGCTGCGCGCCATCCCCGGCCGGGGACTCGGCTACGGCGCCCTGCGCTTCCTGTCCGCGCCGGGCACCCCGGGCCACGCCCTGCACACCGCCCCGCACCCCCAGGTCAGCTTCAACTACCTCGGCCAGTGGGACGGCACCACCAGCCACAGCGGCCTGGTCCGCAGCCGCCTGGCCGCCCTCGGCGCCGACCAGGCCCCCGACCAGCTCCGGCCGCACCTCATCGACATCGTCGCCGCCGTCACCGACGGCGAACTGCGCATCGACTGGATCCACGCCCCCGGCACCCACCGCACCGAAGCCGTCCAGCACCTCGCGGACACCTTCCTCGCCGCGCTGCGCGAGCTGATCGCCCACTGCCTGCTCCCGGACAGCGGGGGCGCCACCCCCGCCGACTTCCCGCTCGCCGCGCTCGACCAGGACACGGTGGACCGGATCGCGGGCTCCGGCGCCGCGGCCAGGGAGGTGGAGGACATCCACCCGCTGACCCCGATGCAGGCCGGCATGCTCTTCCACACCCTCGCCGAACCCGGCTCCGGCGCCTACTTCGAGCAGCTGACCTTCGCCCTAGACGGGGTGAGCGACCCGCACCTGCTCGCCGCCGCCTGGCAGAGCGTCGCCGACCACACCGAGGTGCTGCGCGCCCGGCTCGTCTGGCAGGACACCGAGCGCCCCCTGATGGTCGTCGGCCGCCGCGCCGCACTGCCCGTCACCCACCTCGACTGGCGCGCCCGCACCGCCGAGGAGCAGGAGAGCGGCCTGCGGGCCTTCCTCGCCGAGGACCGCGCCCGGCCGCTCGACCTGAGCACCGCCCCGCTCCTGCGGCTCGCCCTGATCCGGCTCTCCGACAGCTCCGTACGGCTCGTGTGCTCCTTCCACCACATCCTGCTGGACGGCTGGTCCACCTTCGACGTGCTCGGCCAGACCTTCACCGCGCACGCCGCCCTCGCCGCCGGAGAGCCGCCCGTGCTCCCCGCCCGCCGCCCCTTCTCCGCCTACGTCGCCTGGCTGGAGCGGCAGGACCTCGCCGAGGCCGAGACGTACTGGCGGGAACTGCTCGCCGGAATCCACGCGCCGACCCCCCTGCCGGGCGTCCGCGGCGCCGCGAGCGGACACCGCGCCGGAGCCGCCGGGCGGACCGTGCGGCGGCTGTCGCCCCAGCTCTCCCGGGAGCTGGCCGACTTCGCCCGCACCCACCGGATCACCGTCAACACCGTGCTCCAGGGCGCCTGGGCACTGCTCCTGGGCCGGCACGCGGGCGAGCCGGACGTCGTCTTCGGCGCGACGGTCTCCGGCCGCCCCACCGAACTCGCGGGCGTCGACTCCATGGTCGGCATGCTGATCAACACCCTGCCGGTCCGGGTCCGGATCGACGAGGCCGCCCCCGTCGGCGCCTGGCTCGCCGAGGTCCAGCGCGCCCAGGTCGACGCCCGGCAGTACGAGTACGTACCGCTGCCGCAGATCCAGGGCTGGAGCGAGGTCGCACGCGGCACCAGCCTCTTCGAGAGCCTCGTCGTCTTCGAGAACTACCCGGTCGACGAGGAGGCCGCCGCCGCCCACGGGCTGCGCCTGCACGGCCTGGAGGGCACGGAGGCCACCAACTTCCCGCTCAACCTGATCGCCTACGCGGGCGACGAACTGACCTACACCCTGGCCTACGACGCCGGGCTGTACGACGCCCCCGGCGCGGACCGGATCTGCGGCCACCTCGACGCCCTGCTCGCCTCGATCGCGCACAGCACCCCCGACCAGCCGGTGGCGGCCCTGGCCATGCACACCGACGCCGAGGCCGAACTGACCCTGCGGACCTGGAACGACACCGCCCGCCCGCTCCCGGACGCCACCCTGCACGGCCTGTTCGCGGCCCGCGCCGCCCGGCAGCCGGACGCCGTCGCGCTCACCCACCAGGGCGAGCACCTCACCTACGCCGAACTGGACGAGCGCGCCAACCGGCTCGCCCACCACCTGGTCTCCCTCGGCGCGGGCCCCGAACAGCTCGTCGGCCTGTGCCTGGAGCGCGGCCCGCAGGCCCTCACCGCGCTGCTCGCCGTCCTCAAGGCGGGCGCCGCCTACCTGCCGCTCGACCCCGGCTACCCCGCCGACCGGCTCGCCCACATGATCGGCGACGCCGGAGTGCGGCTGCTGGTCACCGGTACCGCGCTGCGCGACCGGCTCCCGGCCGCCCCCGGCGCCGTACCGGTCGACCTGGACGCCGACGCGGCGCGGATCGCGGAGCTTCCCGGGACCGCGCCCGCCGTCACCACCACCCCGGACGCCCTCGCCTACGTCATGTACACCTCGGGCTCCACCGGCACCCCCAAGGGCGTCATGACCAGCCACCGGGCCGTCGTACGGCTCGTCCACGGGGCGGCGTACACGGACATCGGCCCCGGCGACACCGTCGCCCAGTTCGCCTCGCTCTCCTTCGACGCCTCCACCTTCGAGCTGTGGGCCGCGCTGCTCGGCGGCGCCCGGCTGGCCGTCCACCCCGCCGAACTGCCCACCGCCGAAGGACTCGGCCGGTTCCTCAAGGACCACGAGGTCACCCACCTCTGGCTCACCGCGGGCCTGTTCCACCAGGTCGCCGACGACGCGATCGGCGCCTTCAGCGGACTGCGCCAGCTCATCGCGGGCGGCGACCGGCTCTCCCCGGACCACTGCGCCCGCGTCCTGGACGCCCACCCCGGGCTGCGCCTGACCAACGGCTACGGGCCCACCGAGGCCACCACCTTCACCACCACCCACGACCTGCGCGGCGCCCCGGGCGACGGCGCGGTCCCGCTCGGCGCGCCGCTCGCCAACACCAGGGTGTACGTCCTGACGGGCGCCCTGGAACCCGCCGCGACCGGCGTCCCCGGCGAGCTGTACATCGCGGGCGCCGGTCTGGCCCGCGGCTACCTCGGGCGGCCGGGCCAGAGCGCGGAGCGCTTCGTCGCCGACCCGTACGGCGCTCCGGGGGAGCGGATGTACCGCTCCGGGGACCTGGTGGCCTGGCGGCCCGACGGCACCCTGGAGTTCCTCGGCCGCACCGACGGCCAGGTCAAGATCCGCGGGTTCCGCGTCGAGACCGGCGAGATCGAAGCCGCGCTCGTCGCCCACCCGGCGGTGGGGGACGCGGCCGTCGTCGCCCGCAACGACGGGGAGCCCGCCGGATCCGGCCGTACGGTCCTGGTCGCGCACGTGGTCCCGGCCGCCGGAGCACCCGCCCCCGGCGCCGACGAACTGCGCGCCCACCTGGCCGCCTCGCTGCCCGAGCACATGCTCCCGGCCGCCTTCACCAGCCTGACCGCGCTGCCGCTCACCGCGAACGGCAAGGTCGACCGCGCGGCACTGCCCGCCCCGGAGGCGCAGCGGCGCCTCGCCACCGGCACGGCCTACGAGGCCCCGGCCACCGTCACCGAAGAGGTGCTGGCCGAGACCTGGGCGGAACTGCTCGGCGTCGAACGGGTCGGCGTCCACGACAACTTCTTCGCGCTGGGCGGCGATTCCCTGCTCGCCCTGCGCACGGCCTCCCGGATCAACGCGGTGTTCGCCACCGACCTCTCCCCGCGGTCCCTCTTCGACCGGCCCACGGTCGCCGAAACCGCCCACGCCGTCGAGGAGATCATCCTCGCCGAGCTGGAAGCGGCGGCCGACGCGGCCGACGGCTCCTGA
- a CDS encoding MbtH family protein produces the protein MSNPFEQSDRSYGVLVNDEGQHSLWPTGTAVPAGWHVALADRPREECLAYVEAHWTDMRPRSLAAASDPAATRA, from the coding sequence GTGTCCAACCCCTTCGAACAGTCCGACCGCTCCTACGGCGTCCTGGTCAACGACGAGGGCCAGCACTCGCTGTGGCCCACCGGCACCGCCGTCCCCGCGGGCTGGCACGTCGCCCTCGCCGACCGGCCCCGCGAGGAGTGCCTCGCCTACGTCGAGGCCCACTGGACCGACATGCGCCCGCGCAGCCTGGCCGCCGCCTCCGATCCCGCCGCCACCCGCGCCTGA